The region TCGCATTCTACGGCGAAGCGTTCGGGTTCAGTCCCGCCGACGAATTGCCAGCGCTCGAACTCCACCGTGGAACACGGGAAACGCTGACCGTGGAGTAAATTAGACCGTCAGCTCGACGGGCTCCATTCCGAGGAACGCGGTCTCGTAGCCTTCGTGTCGAGACGCCTGCGGCGGCGCGTCGACAGTAATCGTGAGTTCGTCACCCGACTCGAGACTCGGCAGCGCGGCTCCGTAGTGTGTGTTCAGTTCCGGGCTCACCGTCGCTGTCAACACGTCGTCGTACACCGGTTCGCCATCCCGAGTCACTGTCGTCGAGAGCGCCATCAACGGGAGCGTGAAGCGATTGTACGGTGTCCGCGGGGAGACAGCCAGATACGGCTCGCCGTCCTCGCCGCCGTACGCCGCGGCGCTTTCGAGCCACGTCGCCGCGAGGACCGCGTCGCCGCTCTGTCCTGTGCCGACGAGGGTGCCGGGGAGTTGCTCGGGTTCGGGAACTGTCGTCGAGGGCATCATCTCCATCCCCATCGGGGGGACCGCACCCAGCGTTCCCTGTTTGGCGTCCGGGACGTCCGTGTAGGAGATCTCCTGCAGCGCTGAGCGCTGGTAGTCGACAGTGAACTCGAAGGCGGCTTCGCCCGCGCCTGCCAGTGAGCCAGTTCGGCGGCTACCCGGCTCGCCGACGGAGACGGTTACATCGTACTTGCCCTGTTCGGGGAGTTGGACGTTGTCCCCGAAGTGAAAGCCCATCTGCTGGGAGAGCATTGGCCACGGACTGATTTCGACCACCTGCTCGCCGTCGCGACGAACGGTCATCCGAGGGTTCACGTCGGGAACGACGATCCCCGTCTCGGCGTGCCAGACAATCGGCATGAGGTGGAGCGAGTCATCATCGCTGACCTCGACTTTGTTCGTAGTCGTTCCCGTGACCGTCCAGAAGCGATGCGGGTAGCTGTACGTCAGCGCGCAGTTGTAGGCGCCATCGCTGGCCATCCCCGCCATCAGCATCCCCTCTGTGTGTGTCGGGTAGTAGACCGCATTCGGGGGGTTCTCGACCAGCGGTGGCTCCTGAGTGCCCGACTCCAGTGAGAAGCCGGCACAGCCAGCCAGCCCCGCGACGCCGGCAGCGCCAAGTCCAGCGAGGAACTCGCGTCGGGAGTTACGCGACACGGACCACCTCTTCGGCCTGCTCCGGATTCGCGGGGGGCAACGCCCGAAGTGACCGCGGCGGCAGAAGGAAGTTCCCGCGGCGGACCACGTTCAGATACTGCAGGATGCCGTTGTTGGTACGCTGGCCGACCGCGGAGTTCTGGGACACCGCCTCGCCGTTCATCGCGTCGCGAGTCGTCACGAAATCGGCAATCTCGCGCTGGAGCGAGAGGAAGTGGGTGCTCGCGCGGCCGCCGTCGGTGGAGTCGAAATCTCGGCGCAGGATGATTGGGGCGTCGTCCTCGCGCACGTCGACCATCTTCTGGCCGTGACCGACGACGCCAGTTGTACGGCCCGTTTCCGCCGGGTCGCCGCAGCCGTCCATCTGGGGGTCATCACCGAGGTTCTCGCCGGTCCCCTCGACAGTGTCGGTGGCCGCGTGGTGGGGGCAGAACATCTTCGAGACGCGCTGGTCACGGCTGTCCTGTTCGTACCACTGTTGGAGGTTGAGTTGGATGAACGAGAGCTGCTGCGTCGTTCCGTCTGCGAAGGGACCGTCCGGAATGGTGACGCGGTCCTCGCCTGGTTGGTTGCCCGCAAAGCCGGACTCGAACCCCATGTACAGCGGTGCGTCCTCCGACACTGGTTCGCTGTCCGGGACGCCGTCCACGTCCTGATTCTCCGCCGGGAGCCCCTCGCCGATGAAGCCGGTTCGGCGCTCCCGGACCGAGAAGGCAGAGAGCAACGAGTCACTCGGCTGGGAAACCCCGTTGAGTTCCTCGACTTCGCCTTTCAGTGCCTCCTCAGCACCCAGCACCACCTCTGCGTTGTCGCTGGCGAGATGGATTAGTGCGTCCACGTCGTCGGGGTTGGGGTCCTCGAACGACGCCAACGGCTTGGGTTCGGGCAGGTCGACGCTCTCGGGCAGTGAGTCGTCGAACCGCGCGAAGTAGTACGGCGAGTAGCTCACCGTCATGAGCAGGCCATCGGCGGAGCGCTCGTAGGCTCGCTCGACGCCTCGCAGCGCCTCGGCGACGGTTTCCCGCTCGGCGTCGGTGGGCGTGTCGCCGTCGTACTCCAGCGCGAGCAACACTCGGTGGCGCGGGTGGTGGTTGTTGCCGGCTTCGTCGGTGGGGAGGAAGGCGTTCCACGCGTACTGGCGCTCGGGGAAGGCGGCGTCTGGGTCCTCCGGCCCCCGTGGCACGTCGACGCTAGCGCCGTGGTCGAGGCAGGCAGAGAGCGCCGCCGTCCCACCGATGGCGACTGCAGCCTTCACGAACGCTCGTCGGTCGATGCCCTGAGAATCGTCCATATTCACCATCGGGGCTGGGCGTGAAAGTGGGTTCTGGTGCAACTCTCGAAACGGGACGTCAGCCAGCCAGCAGGTCGTCGACCAGCCGGGTGAACCGGTCCAGCAGGCGGTCGGGGAGCGACGGGCGGATCGCCTCAAGGAGACGCAGCGTCTCGGTCGGCTCGACCAGTGCGTAGCGAACCCGGCCGTGGTCGCCGCGGCGCTGTTCGAGTAGCTCGGCCTCGACCAGCCGGTCGGCGTGGTAGGAGAGGGTGCTCCGAGCGATGCCGAGTTCGTCGGTCAGGTCGCCCGCAGTCGATTCTTCACATTCAATCAGGAGGAGCAGTAGTTCCCGAACCGTCTCGCGGCGCGCAAGTGCCAACGTGCGGCGTTCCCGGTCGGTGTAGCCCGGAGGGAAGTAGTGGGTTCGACCGTACTGCTGGTCGGCGACGACAGCGCCGCCATCGCGCAGCCGTTTGAGGTGATACTGCACCTGCCCGGTCGCGAGGTCGAGTTCACGACCCAGGGCATTGACGTGGACGCCTGGGTGGGTCTCGACGTGGGCCAACAGCCGCTCGCGTGTGGTCATCGCGTCACCTCCCGTTCGTCCGGGTACCCATCGTCCGACTGTCCCTCCTCCCGCTGTCCGCCGTCTGCACGGGCCGCGTCTGGCGGGGAGCTATTCCGGTTCCCAGTCCCGACCAGATAGACCGCGGCGATGACCAGTGCCGCCATCACCACGTCCAGGGCGTGCTCCAATTCGTGGTGAAGCGTCGGCCCGACGAGGTCGGCGTAGCCTGCGAACCCGACAACGGTGCGGGCGACCAGGGAAGAAAGCGCCAGCGCCACCAGCAGGTAGGGTGTGGAACGCCGACGGACGAACGCCGCGACCGCGAGCCCGGCGACGACCGCAGTCAGCGCCGCCCCCAGCGTCAACAGCGCCAGCGTCGCCAGCGAGCGACCGTGAACGCCTGCGGCCAGCGGCAGGAACTCGGCGGGGCTCATTTGCTGGCCGTTAGGGCCGGGAGGATATACGGCTTCGGCTCGCCAGCGGCACGCTGCCCCGGCCGCACCAACCCCTAAGGTCAGTCGGACCGAGCGCTCGGACAAGGAATGTCCGAACACGAGATTACGATGACCGTTGACGGTGACCGGGAAGCCGTCACGGTCGAGGCCCGACGCCTGCTGGTCCACGCGCTGCGCGAACAGGGCTACACCGCGCCGAACGTGGGCTGTGAGTCGGGGAAATGTGGCGCCTGCACGGTCGAACTCGACGGCGACACCGTCAAATCTTGCTGCTTGCTCGCGGTGCAGGCCGACGGCTCGGTGGTCAACACCGTCGCCGGTGTCGAGGGGGCACCAGAGGGGCTTGCGGCCACCGGCGGGGCCGAAGGCAACGACAGCTGGCACGGTTCAGGAGAGCTTCCACCAAGAACACGGCCTGCAGTGTGGCTACTGCACGCCGGGGATGGTGCTGACCGCCCGGGAACTGCTGGCAGAGAATCCCGACCCCACCCGTGAGGAAATTCGTGACGGGCTGAAGGGGAACATCTGCCGCTGTACGGGTTACACGAACATCGTCGATGCCGTCGAGGACGCAGCAGCGAAGCTCGAACCAATCGAAACCGACGGAGGTGCGGACTGATGTTCCCGCCGCAGTTCGACTACCGACGGCCCGAGAACCTCGAGGAAGCACTTGAAGCAGTAGCAGCGGACGACGCCGTCGCGCTGGCCGGCGGACACGACCTGGTCCCGAAGCTCAAACAGCGGGAAACGAATCCCGGAACAGTCGTCGACTTGGCTGGGCTCGACGGCCTTCGCGGCGTTGGCTCTGGTCAGAACGAAGTGGAAGTTGGCGCGCTCACAACCTACGCAGCGATGCTGGATACGGCCCCCAAAGGCGTCGACGCGCTGCTCGACGCCACGGGCGAGGTCGGCGACACCCAAATTCGGAACCGTGGGACCGTCGGCGGCAACCTGGCTGCCGCCCACCCGGCGAGCGATATTCCTGCAGCCGCGCTCGCACTCGACGCAACCCTCCACTTGACTGGGCCTGGTGGCGTCCGCTCGCTCCCCACAGAGGCGTTCTACGGCGACGACGGCGAGACAGTCTGTGGCGACGACGAACTACTGACCGAACTCACGGTCCCGCAGGCCGCGGGCGACGGGAGCGCCTACGCCCGCAAGACCCACCCATCCACAGGCTACGCCGCGGTTGGCGTCGCAGCGCGGCTATGCCTCGATTCTATGGGAATTTCGGAGGCTCGCGTCGCCGTCACTGGGCTGCTCGACAGCCCGGCACGACTGGAGAGCGTGGAACGTGCGCTGGTCGGGGCTGGGGCTACCGACGAGGAGTTTTCGGAAGCTACCGCCCGAGCGGGCGAGGCATTCGACGAGTCAGGCGTTCGAAGCGACCACCTCGTCTCTGCGGATCAGCGGTTGCGGTTGCTCCCGGTATACGCCGAGAAGGCCATTTCCCAAGCGCTCGACCGCGCGGTTGATCGAACAGGGGTGAGCGCCTGATGTCGACCGACGACCGCGAAGCCATCGACGCCGAGGGGTTCGAGGGTGAGGTCGACCCTGAGGACGCCCCGGGCTACGTCGGCCACTCCCAGCAGCGTCGTGAGGACGCGCCGCTACTCCGCGGGGAAGCGACCTACACCGACGATTTCGGCGGCCCCGAAACCACCTCGCTGGCGTTCGTGCGTTCCGAGGTCGCACACGCGGATATCGTGGAAATCGAAACGGCGGACGCGGCAGCCATCGACGGCGTGCTCGCGGTCTACACCTGGGCGGATCTGGCGGACGGCGACGGGCCGATGGTGCTGCCCGCCTCGACCTCGCCGCTGGACGTGGCGGTCCCGGGGCACCCGGTGCTCGCCACGGAGCGCGTGCGGTACGACGGCCAGCCGGTTGCCGCCGTCGTCGCAGAGGACCGCTATCTGGCCGCCGACGGCGTCGAGGCGGTCGATATCACCTACGACGAGCGGGGCGTGGTCACGGAACCCGACGAGGCCGCCAAGGCTGACGCGCCAACGCTGTACGAGGGCGCCCCGGACAACGTCGCGGTCACAGCGGGGATGGGCGATGAGGACGCGACTGCCGAAGCCTTCGAGGCGGCCGACGAGGTGGTCTCCGTGGAACTGGAGAACAACCGTCTCGTCCCCAGCGCCCTCGAACCTCGCGCAGCGGTCGCCCGCTGGGGCGGTGAGGATGGTCTCACGGTCACCATCTCGAGTCAGTCCGCCCACGGGCACCGACAGAAGCTCTCACAGACGCTCGGTCTCCTCGAACGAGACATCCGCGTCATCGCCCCGGGGTCGGCGGGGGGTTCGGTCACAAAGGCCACCACCATCCGGGCGAGGCGATGGCCGCGTGGGCCGCCCGGGATCTGGGCCGTGAGGTGAAGTGGACTGCCACGCGCTCGGCCAACTACCGCGAGGGCGCCCATGGTCGCGACCACCGGACGACTGCGGAACTCGCGCTGACGGCCGACGGGGAGTTCCTCGGGCACCGCGTCCAGACGTACGCCGGCGTCGGCGGCTACGCGCTCGGCGGCGGCGCGGCGATGCCCGGCTGGTACGGCCGGCTGCTCTCCAGCCAGTACGTCATCCCAGCCATCTACTGTGAGTCGAACGCGGTGTTCACGACGACGGCCCCGGTCCACTCCTACCGTGGCGCAGGACGGCCCGAAGCTATCTACGTGACTGAACGGCTGGTCGACGTGGCGGCCGCAGCGTTGGGGCGGGACCCCGTCGAACTCCGGCGCCAAAACCTCATCGACAGCGGGGCGTTCCCCTACGAAACCGCCGTTGGGGCGACGTACGACAGCGGTGACTACGAACCCGTGCTGGACCGAGCAGCGGACGCCGTCGCCGAGGAACCCCGCGGCGGGGAGCTCGACGAGAACGGACGGCTTCGTGGCGTCGGCGTCGCCTGCTACACCGAGAGTACGGGCGGCGGCTTCGAGAGCGGTGTCGTCCGCGTCCACCCGGACGGCAGCGTCACGGTCACTGCGGGGACACACGATCACGGCCAGGGCCACGGGACTACTGGGCCTTCAATCGTGATTTACTGGATATAGCTGGCGGAGTTTGATGCGAGCATCGTCGGTGGTGAACTGCCAGTCGATTGGTGATTTGTCCTCGTTTCGTGAGCGTTCCCACGCAGCGACCTCCGAGCGGAGTGTCGCTGCGTCTGGGATTCGTCTGTCAAGACACTCTGTCCACAATGCGCTAAATTCGATCTCGGCCATGTTCAGCCAACTGCCGTGTTCTGGGGTGAAGTGAAATTCGAGTTTGCTGAGCAACCGACGCGCTTCTTCGGGTGGGAGAAACTCGTAGAAGGCGTACCGTTGGTGTGTATTGAGATTGTCCATCACTACCCGGATGCACTCCGCATCCGGGTAGTGATCATCCACGAGCGATTGCATCTGCTGGACGAACTCTTGTTTGCGTCGCCGCTGTGTTACCTCGATGTGTCGCCAGCCGGTCAGCGGCTCGCTCATCACAAAGAGATTGCGCGTGCCATTCCGTTCGTAGGTGTAGTCATACCGAGCGACCGCTCCCGGTCGCGCCGGGAGCGGGTCGCGAACCTCTTGATGGAGTTCCTTGTTGGACTCGTCAAAACAGACAACTGGACGAAGTGGGTCGAATGGTTCGTGGTAGAGATCGAGAACAGCTTCCATTTTGCAAACGAACGCAGCGCTGTTTTCGGGTTTGATCACCCATGATTTTGATCGGTGAGGGTGCAGTTGTGTTTTTTTAGAATCTGTCGCACCGTCTCATGAGAGATCGACTCAACGTCGATCTCGGTCAGTCCGACGAAGTGATCGGCTAAGAGATGAAGTGACCAGCGAGAGCGTCCTTCCGGTGGATCACTGCAAGCAAGTGCGATGAGGTGAGCCTCCTCACGTCCGTCGAGTTTGCGTTCATAGATGCGGTCGGCCTTGCGGCGAGTAATCGCCGCGAGGCCGTCCTCAGTGTAGCGTTTGCGGTACCGACCGACGGTAGTGGGGTGACAGCCGACGGCTTGACTGACTTCATCATCAGTCAAGCCGTCATCAGCGTGCAAGAGACAACGTGCGCGTGTGAGAACGCGAGTCTTGTGCGTCCCAGAGGCAAGCAAGGCGTTCAGTTCAGCTCGTTCATCAGCGGACAGATCGACAACATATTCCTGAGTTCGTGGCATGATGGCTTCAGAACATTTCTGAATACCACAGAGAGGTGCTCTAAGTAGATAAATCTAGTAGTTCAGGCTTGAAGCCCCACTAGCCCCACTTGCCCAAGCTAAGTGAGTGGGGTATATCGAGGGAGTAATCTAGTAGTGTTTGGATTGTGAACGTTCCTTGTATGCTTGTTGACCTACTGCCTAAGTCGATAGTGGTCCTCCTTCCCGAATATCCTTACTCCTCATCGGGTACGTGGTCGAGAAACACTACGTGAGTCGAGTGACGTGTTTCACGAACGTATTGGCCCTCAATGTCCATTTCCTAACTATCGGAGAATCAGGTCTCTGGCTTGGCTATATGCAGACTTCGGATTAATCCTGGGGGGTTGGGGATTCCTTTACTACATGCATCAGGAAAGCCTTGGCAAGGGGTATTACCAACTATCTCATCTTGGATACTCCTCTCTCGTAGTTGGAGCAATCATCCTATACCCTCATATCGAGTGGGTTTTCTCCGCTATTCTTGGGGACGGCTCCCTCCCCGCCGTGGGAGTGGTCGTTTTAGCCGTACTCGTCAATCTCGCCCTGTTGGACGATGAAGACCATCTTCACTACCGACTTGCCCGTGATATAAGAGTCAACGAATTCATCGTAAACAGCGGTCGAATTAGATTTGATCTCGGTGATGGCTACCTCACACCTTGGCGGAGATTAGACCACTGGTTTGACGTGAAGTAGCGTCTTGAGATAGGTTGCTACGCACCTCATTCAAACTCAATTGAACGCGTCAACGAATCGCTTTTTAAATTCCTTCATCGCCTTCCGAGTATAGTAGTATGCGTATATCGCATCTATTTCCTCTGCTCGCCGCCCCTCATGGACCAACTCATTACGCGTATCTCGGCAATGAGTATACCATAACTCCCACTCTGTGGTATTCTTAATATCTACTCCAATATCTGACTCGATCATGTCATACATGGTTTTTATGTGATGATACTGATCACTGCCAGAATCCCACATTCTATCTTCTGCTTCCTGTTTCGTTTTTCCTTTTGCTTTCAACATTTTCAGGTATTCTCTGCGAGTCCAAAATTCAAACAATTGGTTAGAATTGTATACAGCAATTGTATACTCTCCAAGGTCCATCTTGTCCTGGATATCGAGGTCAAGCTGACGAGACATCGTTACGTTGTTTTCTTCTTGTAGGTTCTTTCTCAATGCACCATCTTGTTCGGGAGAAATAGTTCCCATCTGCAACATGCCCCCTGAGAGACCCACACTTGTTTCGTCAATAATATCTCCATCTTTCACCTTTCTGATTGTGAAATTCAGGACTTCGTTAGGAATCACCGCCCTCATCCAGTAGCTTTCGGTCACAACTTTGTAACACTCAATAAATCTATTATAATACTCAACAGAGTCATTAATTAGTCGCTCGTGTAGTCCAGTCGTCCTTGATCCGAGAATCATATCTTCATACACAGGTTCTTCTATCCCTTCAGGTAGCGCGGCGATGTAATCCTCTGAAAGATGAATCTGGACCGTCTGATTCAACAATAGGCCATGTCTGTCACGGGGGAAGCTGGCGGCCCCACCTCCTTTGAACGCACTTCTGCCACCCTCTGATTCTCCCAGACGGAGTTCAGCTTCAATATCATCTAAAACTACTGTATATGCCGCCTCTCGTTGTTCTTCGTCAATTGAATTGGGAACCCTGAATGAGTATGGACCTGTAAACTCTATAATATATTCATCAGGATGTGTAACCTCTTGTGTTTCAATTGGAGGAGGTGACGGTCGAGGTGGCTCCTCGTTGGCCATGTAGACACTGAAGACAAATTCACACAAAAGAGTTCTGCGGCCGAAACTCCCAGGTAAATCCGATTATTTCCCCTCCACCAACTCCCGACGGTGTGATTGAGCCTCGGCGGAGAGGATTGGTGCAGATGGCCACGGCCGATATAGGCGACGATAACTCTGACGAGTGAATAACCTACACCCTAGTACGGCCATGCCTTTCGCGTGCGCGCGATAATGTATGCTATTGTGGTATCTCCACGTTCCTGTCGCTCCACGTCCGTTGGCCGGTTCACGGGCGTGTGCGGGCGCTCGTGCGGAGCGGTTCGAGTCGAGAATATGGGATTGAAGTTTGAATTTCACGGCCCCCGTAGAACCGCTCAAATTGCCTCACAAGCCGCTCTAATTTTGTGGTGGTTTATCTCGGAGATAGTTCGAGCCGCCACAATCGCCCGTAAGGGGCCTTAGAATCCAATTGCTATTACTGGGGGGATAACTTGTGCCAAGAATATTCTTATCGATCACGTCCTCGTCCTCATCGTCGGCGTCGACTTCCGCCAGTGCTGTCCGGCTCTTTCAGTACATCTCGTGTTGCTGTTCGCGGTCGGCAGCACGTTCGACGGCCGCCTCGTCAGCGTCGGCGATGCGATGTCGCGGTAGTCACGTCCATTAGTGAGGGAAAAACCGCATCCACGGACTATTCCGCGGCTTCCGGATCCGCCTCTCCCGGCCGCTCGACACCGGTGAACTCGAAGCGCGCGCCGCCGTCCTCGCTCTCGGTCGCCCGAACCGCCCAGCCGTGGGCGTCGGCGATCTCCGTCACGATGGAGAGCCCGAAGCCGGTTCCGCCCTCCCGGGTGGAGAAGCCGCTCTCGAATATCTTCTCCCGCTCTGCTTCGGGGATCCCGACACCGTCGTCGGCGACGTAGAAGCCGTCCTCGAGGTCGCCGATAGTGACGGTCACGCCGCGACTGTTGGCTGTCCCGTCGTCGGCAGCCGCCGACTCACTGCCAGCCGAGCCGTGTTCCACCACATTTCGGATAAGGTTCTCGAACAGCTGTCGGAGCCGGGTCGCGTCGGCCAGGACGGTTCGGTCGGAGAGGACCGTCAGCGACGCTCCACCGGTGTCGACCCCTGCCCAGCAGTTGCGGGCGAGGGTCCCGATTCCTACCGGCTCGGTCTCTTCGATGGTGTCACCCGCCCGCGCGAGCACGAGCAGGTCGTCGATGAGCGTCTCCATCCGTTCGGCGGCGCGCTCGGCCCGCTCGAAATGTTCGGCCTCGCCAGTCTCTTCGGCGAGGCCGAGTGAGCCGTTCAGCACGTTTAGCGGGTTGCGCAGGTCGTGAGAGACGATGGAGGCAAAGTGGTTGAGCTTCTCGTTCTGGCGGCGGAGTCGTTCGTTGGTGCGCTGGCGCTGGAGTTCGTACCCCACCCAGCGGCTCATCAGGTCCACGAGGGTGACGTGCCACGCTGAGAACCCCTCCGAGCGGGGTTGGGTATCGTAGAAGCAGAACGTGCCGTACACCTCGTCGTCGACCATGACCGGCGCGCCGAGGTAACAGGAGATACCCCACTCGGTGTAGCCTGCGCGGTGGGCCTCCTCCGGGGCATCTTCGCCGACATCGCCGAGCACCAACGTGCGTTCGCTCGTGGCGACGAGCTCACAGTTCGTCGCGGCCACGGGCACCACGTCACCGGCCTGGATGGTGTCGTCGTCGCTATGGACGACTTCGAAGATGTACTCCTCTCCCTCGATGCGCGAGAGGGTGCCGTAATCGACCCCCAGTTCCTCCCGACCCAGCAGCAACAGCGACTCCACCTGCTCTTCGAAGCTTCGGTCGGTGTCCGAAACCACGTCGTACATCCCACGGAGCACGCGCTCGCGGCGCTGGAGCGAGTCGCGCTGTTCCGTTCGCTGGGTCACATCCTGCCCGATACCGGCGACGCCGCCGTCCACGCACAAGAGTTCGATTTCGAACGGGCGCACATCGCCGTCGGCGAGCAACAGCGGCGCTTCGACGGTTGCCTCACCGGTTTCACGGGCGCCAGCGAGCGCGTCGCTGATGCCGTTTTCAGCACACTCCTCGAACAGGTCGACCGCGCTGAGCGTTGGGAGCGTCTCGTTGTCGGAGCCGGTCAGTTCCTCGACTGCGGCGTTCCACTCCGTGAGCGTTCCGTCGTCATCGACGAGAAAGTAGAGGCCGTCGTACGCGTCGAGCGCGGCGCTCGCGGCGTCGAGGTTCATGGCGACGAGTCCGGTCCGGCGACCGTTTCCTGCTGTCGGTTCCGCAGTGGCCGTGTGACCGGACCGTGCATACTGGTTACCGTGCCGTCGGAACTGGATTATCGCCGACTGCGTGCATCATCTGTGCGGCGGCGCTGGCGGCGAGCCCCTGGGCGACCTCGTCACGGTCGGCGTCGTCGAGGCCAGCCTCTAACTCTTCTCTATCGGGCGTGAAGCCAGCGCTCACGGGGTGGCCGGCGGGCGGCCGAACCGCCACCGTGGCCTGCGGGCCGTTGGAACCGTAGGTGAGTTCGGAGCCGACGACGTAGCCGTCGGGCAGATACGATTCAGTCCGCGAGACGATTCCTGCGACGGCACGCCGAAGTCCCTGTTTCTGGTCCGCTGAGAGCTCGAAATCGTCGGTCGGCTGAGCCCCCCCTACCACACCCCCGGCGTAGCTGTTGCCGTTCATCTTGCCAGACCTTGGCGATATCCACTGATAAACCCACCGCCGATTCGCATCGTCGTTACAGGATCGGCTCGCTCTTGCCGTACGCTGCCAGCACCACGACACAGGTGTGCTCTCCGGGGGCGGCCTCGGTCGTCTCGACTCGCGTCTCTTCGTGGTCGAACGTCCAGTCTCGGAGCTCCCGGCCGGCCGCCAGCCCGCGTTCGAGTCGCTCGGCCACGTCGGCCTTGCTCTCGGCGTCGGCCTTGCTCTCGGCGTCGGCCTCGTAGAACAGCCCCGGACCGGGACCGGTCGTCCAGCCGACACCCGCGGCGATGGTCTCGGGACCGACTGCGGAGGCGTTGGCCTGCACGACGTTGAGGCGGTTGCCGGCCGGGCCGAGGTCCGGCGCCGACTCGACGGTGACGACCTCGGCCTCAGCAGGGACGACAGAGGAGACCGGAATCAGGTTGTAGTTGTGGAGGTTCGCGTCCGCAAGCGCGGCGTCGTAGGCGGCCTTCTCGGTGGGGCCGGTCCCGGCACCGCCAGCGACGTGGATGTTGCTCATGTGGAAACTGGGCCGCCGCCGGGGAAATGAACTGCGAAACGAGGTAGCCGAGGGTACCGCGAGAAGAGGATGAACAGCGCGAGCG is a window of halophilic archaeon DL31 DNA encoding:
- a CDS encoding multi-sensor signal transduction histidine kinase (TIGRFAM: PAS~PFAM: ATP-binding region, ATPase-like; Signal transduction histidine kinase, subgroup 1, dimerisation/phosphoacceptor region; GAF; PAS fold-4~KEGG: hbo:Hbor_10850 fused histidine kinase with gaf domain/response regulator receiver~SMART: ATP-binding region, ATPase-like; Signal transduction histidine kinase, subgroup 1, dimerisation/phosphoacceptor region; GAF; PAS) gives rise to the protein MNLDAASAALDAYDGLYFLVDDDGTLTEWNAAVEELTGSDNETLPTLSAVDLFEECAENGISDALAGARETGEATVEAPLLLADGDVRPFEIELLCVDGGVAGIGQDVTQRTEQRDSLQRRERVLRGMYDVVSDTDRSFEEQVESLLLLGREELGVDYGTLSRIEGEEYIFEVVHSDDDTIQAGDVVPVAATNCELVATSERTLVLGDVGEDAPEEAHRAGYTEWGISCYLGAPVMVDDEVYGTFCFYDTQPRSEGFSAWHVTLVDLMSRWVGYELQRQRTNERLRRQNEKLNHFASIVSHDLRNPLNVLNGSLGLAEETGEAEHFERAERAAERMETLIDDLLVLARAGDTIEETEPVGIGTLARNCWAGVDTGGASLTVLSDRTVLADATRLRQLFENLIRNVVEHGSAGSESAAADDGTANSRGVTVTIGDLEDGFYVADDGVGIPEAEREKIFESGFSTREGGTGFGLSIVTEIADAHGWAVRATESEDGGARFEFTGVERPGEADPEAAE
- a CDS encoding hypothetical protein (KEGG: hwa:HQ3073A hypothetical protein) — encoded protein: MNGNSYAGGVVGGAQPTDDFELSADQKQGLRRAVAGIVSRTESYLPDGYVVGSELTYGSNGPQATVAVRPPAGHPVSAGFTPDREELEAGLDDADRDEVAQGLAASAAAQMMHAVGDNPVPTAR
- a CDS encoding Pyruvoyl-dependent arginine decarboxylase (PFAM: Pyruvoyl-dependent arginine decarboxylase~KEGG: hbo:Hbor_05540 arginine decarboxylase), with the protein product MSNIHVAGGAGTGPTEKAAYDAALADANLHNYNLIPVSSVVPAEAEVVTVESAPDLGPAGNRLNVVQANASAVGPETIAAGVGWTTGPGPGLFYEADAESKADAESKADVAERLERGLAAGRELRDWTFDHEETRVETTEAAPGEHTCVVVLAAYGKSEPIL